A genomic window from Hypomesus transpacificus isolate Combined female chromosome 15, fHypTra1, whole genome shotgun sequence includes:
- the LOC124477418 gene encoding LOW QUALITY PROTEIN: terminal nucleotidyltransferase 5A-like (The sequence of the model RefSeq protein was modified relative to this genomic sequence to represent the inferred CDS: inserted 2 bases in 1 codon) — protein MGDTGDSSPVDSCQDGESSNLSVLNWEQVQRLDAILTESIPIHGRWNFPTLEMKPRDIVKVVRCRMEEKRIHVREVRLNGSAASHVLHEDSGLGWKDLDLIFCADLKGELEFQTVKDIVLDALLDFLPEGVNKEKITPVTLKEAYVQKMVKVCNDSDRWSLISLSNNHGKNVELKFVDSLRRQFEFSVDSFQIRLDSLLLFYECSEHPMAATFHPTILGESVYGDFPVALDHLRKRLICTRSPEEIRGGGLLKYCHLLVRGFRAVSEPEMRLLQRYMCSRFFIDFSEVGEQRRKLESYLQNHFVGLEDRKYDYLATLHDVVQESTVCLMGHERRQTLNLISSLALRVLAEQNVILNAANVTCFYQPAPYVADGNFSNYYVAQVQPVYTCPPXPPHYAAPQYLHPMYSTWLPCN, from the exons ATGGGCGATACAGGCGATTCAAGTCCGGTGGACAGCTGCCAAGATGGGGAAAGCAGCAACCTCAGCGTGCTCAACTGGGAGCAAGTGCAGCGGCTGGACGCTATCCTGACCGAGTCCATTCCCATCCATGGCCGCTGGAACTTTCCCACCCTGGAAATGAAACCACGGGACATTGTCAAAGTGGTGAGGTGTCGCATGGAGGAGAAACGGATACACGTTCGGGAGGTCCGTTTGAACGGTTCTGCGGCCAGCCATGTTCTTCACGAGGACAGCGGTTTGGGATGGAAAGATCTAGACCTGATATTCTGTGCTGATCTAAAAGGGGAACTGGAGTTTCAGACAGTGAAGGATATAGTTTTGGATGCGTTATTGGATTTCTTGCCAGAAGGAGTAAATAAAGAGAAAATCACACCTGTGACCTTAAAG GAGGCCTATGTGCAGAAGATGGTTAAGGTGTGCAATGACTCAGACCGCTGGAGCCTTATCTCACTCTCCAACAACCACGGTAAGAACGTGGAGCTCAAGTTTGTGGACTCTCTCCGGCGCCAGTTTGAATTCAGCGTGGACTCCTTCCAGATCCGCCTGGACTCTCTCCTCTTGTTCTACGAGTGCTCAGAGCACCCGATGGCCGCCACCTTCCACCCGACCATTCTGGGCGAGAGTGTGTACGGAGACTTCCCTGTAGCCCTGGACCACCTGCGCAAGCGCCTCATCTGCACACGCAGCCCAGAGGAGATCCGTGGAGGCGGCCTGCTCAAGTACTGCCACCTGCTGGTGCGGGGGTTCCGCGCGGTCTCGGAGCCTGAGATGAGGCTGCTCCAGCGCTACATGTGCTCCCGGTTCTTCATCGACTTCTCCGAGGTGggcgagcagaggagaaagcTCGAGTCCTACCTCCAGAACCACTTTGTGggcctggaggacaggaagtacGACTACCTCGCCACACTGCACGACGTGGTCCAGGAGAGCACCGTGTGCCTGATGGGCCACGAGCGCCGCCAGACGCTCAACCTCATCTCCTCGCTGGCGCTGCGCGTCCTCGCCGAGCAGAACGTCATCCTCAATGCCGCCAACGTCACGTGCTTCTACCAACCCGCCCCCTACGTCGCCGATGGGAACTTCAGCAATTACTACGTTGCCCAGGTGCAGCCCGTgtacacctgcccccc ccccccgcactaCGCCGCGCCCCAGTACCTCCACCCCATGTACAGCACCTGGTTGCCATGCAACTGA
- the stum gene encoding protein stum homolog, translated as MDHKDTEMNEKGVTVTSTTSSSGVVVQVREKKGPLRAAIPYMPFPVAVFCLFLNTFVPGLGTFVSAFTVLCGARTDLPDRHVCCVFWLNIAAAFIQILTAIVMVGWIMSIFWGMDMVILAISEGYRDQVPQQV; from the exons ATGGACCATAAAGACACGGAGATGAACGAGAAGGGAGTAACGGTGACCAGTACGACTTCATCCAGTGGAGTTGTTGTTCAAGTGCGCGAAAAGAAGGGACCTCTGCGCGCTGCCATTCCCTACATGCCATTCCCTGTAGCTGTTTTCTGCCTATTTCTTAACACTTTTGTACCTGGACTAG GGACGTTTGTGTCTGCATTCACGGTGCTGTGTGGAGCCCGGACAGATCTGCCAGACCGCCATGTGTGTTGCGTGTTCTGGTTGAACATAGCTGCAGCCTTCATTCAGATCCTCACAGCGATAGTGATGGTGGGCTGGATCATGAGTATATTCTGGGGCATGGACATGGTCATCTTGGCCA TTTCTGAAG GTTACAGAGACCAGGTGCCCCAGCAGGTGTAA